The sequence below is a genomic window from Deltaproteobacteria bacterium.
CTCGAAGTGAACACTGGCATGGCAACGTCGTACCATCAGTTCGTCGGCTTTTTTAAACGCCACCCCGATCTGGAAAACCGCATCGCGCAAAAGATCGGTGAAGAATTCACCACGCCGGCCATCGGCGGTCACGCGCGCATGCTGCCCGTCCTCGGCAAAGCTCTTGGCGTGACCGCGGACCAGATGATCGAGTGCGAGCTGATCCCTGAGGCGCGCGGCCTGGTCGATTTCTTCGTCCGCTCGTGGATCGATATCCCACTCGCCGAATGCTACGCCGTGCACATGGAAGAGGAGATCTTCGGCTTCATCTCGCGCGACTTTCGTCAGAGCCTGCCGAAATACGGCATCACCAACGAAGACATGAAATATTTCCGCGTCCACGAAGAAGCCGACCTGGACGAAGACCACGGCGGCACCAACCAAGCGATCTTAGAAGTCGCGCTGCAAGAAGGCTACGGCAACGAACGCGCCGGCTGGCCGCTGGAATATTGCGGCAAGATCGCGGTGCAGATGATCGGTAATTTTTACGACGGGGTTTATCGCCGTTACGCGTAAGATTATTAATCACCACGAAGGACACGAAGTGCACGAAGGAAGAATGGATAATGGAAAATGTTTCCGGACTTCGTGTCCTTCGTGTCTTCGTGGTGCAAATAATTCCTCCGCTCGCAATTACTTGCTAACGAGGATCCCATGGCTCAACCCAAAGAAATCCAAGAGCTAAACGACTTACTAAAACCCCGCTGGGTCTCCGGCCTGTGGAACGTCGATCATGCCGAGCGGCCGTCCGATCCGAAGACCAAGGTCAAGCCGCATCTTTGGAAGTGGCACGATATCTACGACAGCCTGGTGCAGGCCAAGGATAAGATTTCCGTGGCGCGCGGCAGCGTCGAGCGGCGCGTGATCCGGTTGGTCAATCCCGGCATGGCTGAGAGTGAAATGACTAGCCACACGATTTTGCTCTCGTTCCAATTGATCCAGCCCGGCGAAGTGGCGCCTGGGCATCGCCATACCATGTCGGCGTTTCGTTTTATCCTGCAGGGCCACGGTGCCTACACCAACGTCGATGGCCAGAAGATGGTGATGGAAGACGGCGATTTGATTCTCACGCCGCAGGGCTGCTGGCATGAGCACGCGCACGAGGGCGATCGAAACATGCTGTGGATCGACGGCCTCGACGTGCCCTTTGTGCAGGCGCTGCAACAAATCTCTTTCGATCCCTACAAGCAGGGCCGACTACCGGTGAAAGAGACCGTCGATCCCGCAAGCTTTTACGGCATGACCCGCCCTGTCGGTAACGAGCTGCCTGAAACTCCGAAAGTACTGCACTATCGTTGGCGCGAAACCTACCCCAAGCTGCAAGGCCTGGCGCGCGCTGCGAACAATCCGTATGACGGCGTGGCGCTGGAATACATCAACCCGCAGACCGGCGGTCCGACCTTCCCAACCATGTCGTGCCGCATCCAAATGCTCCGACCGGGTGAGAAAAC
It includes:
- a CDS encoding cupin domain-containing protein; amino-acid sequence: MAQPKEIQELNDLLKPRWVSGLWNVDHAERPSDPKTKVKPHLWKWHDIYDSLVQAKDKISVARGSVERRVIRLVNPGMAESEMTSHTILLSFQLIQPGEVAPGHRHTMSAFRFILQGHGAYTNVDGQKMVMEDGDLILTPQGCWHEHAHEGDRNMLWIDGLDVPFVQALQQISFDPYKQGRLPVKETVDPASFYGMTRPVGNELPETPKVLHYRWRETYPKLQGLARAANNPYDGVALEYINPQTGGPTFPTMSCRIQMLRPGEKTQSHRHTSTSIYHAFRGSGTTMINDHPFRWQKGDTFVVPLWHWHEHANASASDEALLFSMHDEPILRVFGLYREEAQSS